From a single Fulvivirga ulvae genomic region:
- a CDS encoding beta/gamma crystallin family protein, whose product MKNLMRLSFINKAFIVFCMFNLLACQDNLLEEVQQDVDIEKAEKAKHQSNARTGFEIDLVKRWAPIHYMDVDATGTYAEGGKSDYISAINYDGDWNASNNWENLSAYGNSLSAYCYYSVVETNTHWYIIYAFFHPRDWTDIFFLYNLDQHENDLEGILMAIHKNGTTYGALQGAVTVSHSDFFSYTPSGSPFISGQENIDGTLQMVSYNGALHPVTAQEAKGHGLKAWPQNDINGDGVIYYPSMNDVAQIPADNYDTYVEYKLVDIFESGGFWDQRFNTDLFYNAGGGFKGNNFKDGGANAPWAWNDGNDGIVQGGEMATDPAKLVDIYFDGVGNLSHYYTNNKYSNSTGGVVTLYQHCDYKGYAVSLKEGQYSLSQLQSLGISNDDISSLQIDNGYQVTLYEHSGFTGRTVTKTGTDNCLSNEGFNDEASSISVSRI is encoded by the coding sequence ATGAAAAACCTAATGCGACTTTCATTTATCAACAAGGCATTTATTGTCTTTTGCATGTTTAATTTATTGGCTTGTCAGGATAATTTGCTGGAAGAAGTACAGCAGGATGTGGATATAGAAAAAGCAGAAAAGGCAAAGCACCAATCAAATGCACGTACAGGCTTCGAAATTGACCTGGTTAAAAGATGGGCGCCTATTCATTACATGGATGTTGATGCTACGGGAACCTACGCTGAAGGCGGAAAATCAGACTATATCTCGGCCATCAACTATGATGGGGACTGGAATGCTTCAAACAACTGGGAGAACCTATCAGCATATGGCAATTCCCTTTCTGCTTATTGTTACTATTCCGTGGTAGAAACCAACACTCACTGGTACATCATTTACGCCTTTTTTCACCCAAGAGACTGGACAGACATTTTCTTCCTTTACAACCTGGATCAACACGAAAATGACCTTGAAGGCATACTTATGGCAATCCACAAAAACGGCACCACCTATGGGGCGCTGCAAGGAGCTGTAACGGTGAGCCACTCCGATTTCTTTTCCTATACACCATCCGGTAGTCCATTTATAAGTGGCCAGGAAAATATAGATGGCACACTTCAGATGGTTAGTTATAACGGTGCCCTGCACCCGGTAACCGCCCAGGAAGCCAAGGGGCATGGGTTAAAAGCCTGGCCCCAAAATGACATCAATGGCGATGGGGTAATCTACTACCCTTCAATGAACGACGTAGCACAGATCCCTGCTGATAATTATGACACTTACGTAGAGTATAAGCTGGTGGACATTTTTGAAAGTGGCGGGTTTTGGGACCAGAGGTTCAACACTGACCTTTTTTATAATGCAGGAGGTGGATTTAAGGGAAATAACTTTAAAGATGGAGGAGCCAATGCTCCATGGGCATGGAATGATGGTAACGACGGCATAGTACAAGGTGGTGAAATGGCTACCGACCCTGCCAAGCTTGTAGATATATATTTTGATGGTGTGGGTAATTTATCGCATTACTACACCAACAACAAGTATAGCAACAGTACTGGTGGAGTTGTAACCCTTTATCAGCATTGTGATTATAAAGGTTACGCTGTTTCTTTAAAGGAAGGGCAATATTCACTGAGCCAGCTACAAAGCCTGGGAATTTCCAATGATGATATTTCCTCGTTGCAGATAGACAATGGCTACCAGGTGACCCTCTATGAGCATAGTGGGTTTACAGGGAGAACAGTCACAAAAACAGGGACAGACAACTGCCTGAGCAATGAAGGGTTCAACGATGAAGCAAGTTCAATCAGCGTATCACGCATTTAA
- a CDS encoding fumarate reductase/succinate dehydrogenase flavoprotein subunit codes for MKLDSKIPEGPIAEKWSKHKFNVKLVNPANKRKYDIIVVGTGLAGASAAASFGELGYNVKAFCFQDSPRRAHSIAAQGGINAAKNYQNDGDSIFRLFYDTVKGGDYRSREGNVYRLAEVSVDIIDQCVAQGVPFAREYGGLLANRSFGGAQVSRTFYARGQTGQQLLLGAYSALSRQISNGKVKMYTRSEMLDLVMIDGKARGIVTRNLITGEIESHSAHAVVLATGGYGNVFYLSTNAMGSNVTAAWRAHKKGALFANPCYTQIHPTCIPVSGDHQSKLTLMSESLRNDGRVWVPKEKSDSEKIRKGELKPTDLPEDKRDYYLERRYPSFGNLVPRDVASRNAKYVCDEGRGVSKTGLAVYLDFADAIRRDGRDAIEGKYGNLFDMYQQITGDNPYETPMKIYPAVHYTMGGLWVDYNLMTNVEGLYAIGEANFSDHGANRLGASALMQGLADGYFVIPYTIGDYLAKMPYEKVSTDHEAFKEAEARVKEINKKLLGIKGKRTVDEFHKALGHIMWEYCGMSRNEEGLKKAKTEIQQLRKEFWEDVNVLGSNEELNQSLEKANRVADFLELGELMVDDALNRSESCGGHFREESQTEEGEAKRKDDEFSYVAAWEYKGPEVPEVLHKEDLVFENVKLTQRSYK; via the coding sequence ATGAAGTTAGATTCTAAAATACCGGAAGGGCCAATCGCGGAGAAATGGTCAAAACATAAATTCAATGTTAAGTTAGTAAATCCGGCCAATAAGCGTAAATATGACATTATTGTTGTAGGTACCGGTTTAGCTGGTGCTTCGGCTGCAGCATCTTTCGGGGAGCTGGGCTACAATGTTAAAGCATTTTGTTTTCAGGACAGCCCCAGGAGAGCCCACAGTATTGCGGCTCAGGGTGGTATCAACGCTGCGAAAAACTATCAAAACGATGGTGACAGCATTTTCAGGCTGTTCTACGACACTGTAAAAGGTGGTGATTACCGTTCAAGGGAGGGTAACGTTTACCGTCTGGCAGAAGTTAGTGTCGATATAATAGATCAGTGTGTTGCCCAGGGGGTGCCTTTTGCAAGAGAATACGGTGGCCTGCTTGCCAACAGATCATTCGGTGGAGCCCAGGTTTCCAGAACCTTCTACGCCAGGGGCCAGACCGGACAGCAGCTGCTTTTAGGTGCCTACAGTGCACTGAGCAGACAGATATCAAACGGTAAGGTAAAGATGTATACCCGCTCGGAAATGCTCGATCTCGTAATGATTGATGGCAAAGCCCGGGGTATCGTAACACGTAACCTGATCACTGGCGAGATTGAATCGCACAGTGCGCATGCCGTGGTTTTGGCAACAGGAGGTTACGGTAACGTATTCTACCTTTCTACCAACGCCATGGGGTCAAACGTAACCGCAGCATGGAGGGCTCACAAGAAAGGTGCTCTTTTTGCAAACCCCTGCTATACTCAGATTCACCCTACCTGTATTCCGGTTTCTGGAGACCACCAGTCAAAACTTACTTTGATGTCCGAGTCTCTGAGAAATGACGGACGTGTATGGGTACCTAAAGAAAAATCAGACTCTGAAAAGATCAGAAAAGGCGAGTTAAAGCCTACTGACCTTCCTGAAGATAAACGAGATTACTACCTGGAGAGAAGATACCCTTCGTTCGGTAACCTTGTACCCCGGGATGTAGCCTCAAGAAACGCCAAGTACGTTTGCGATGAAGGCCGAGGTGTAAGCAAAACAGGACTTGCCGTATATCTGGACTTTGCTGATGCCATCAGAAGAGATGGTCGTGATGCCATTGAAGGCAAGTACGGTAATCTTTTCGATATGTACCAGCAAATCACCGGTGACAATCCTTATGAAACGCCAATGAAAATCTACCCTGCTGTTCACTACACTATGGGTGGCCTTTGGGTGGATTATAACCTTATGACAAACGTTGAAGGACTCTATGCCATAGGAGAAGCCAACTTCTCTGACCACGGAGCCAACCGCCTGGGAGCCAGTGCGCTGATGCAAGGGCTTGCCGACGGATACTTTGTTATTCCGTACACCATCGGTGACTATCTGGCTAAAATGCCTTATGAAAAAGTATCTACCGATCATGAAGCATTTAAAGAAGCCGAAGCGCGTGTTAAGGAAATCAACAAAAAACTGCTTGGCATCAAAGGAAAAAGAACCGTTGATGAATTCCATAAGGCACTTGGACATATCATGTGGGAGTATTGCGGAATGTCGAGGAATGAGGAAGGCCTCAAAAAGGCAAAGACGGAGATCCAGCAGTTAAGAAAAGAGTTCTGGGAAGATGTGAATGTACTGGGATCAAATGAAGAACTCAACCAGTCACTTGAAAAAGCCAACAGAGTAGCTGACTTCCTAGAGCTTGGTGAACTAATGGTCGATGATGCATTGAACAGAAGTGAGTCATGTGGTGGACACTTCAGGGAAGAGTCGCAGACTGAGGAGGGTGAAGCAAAGCGTAAGGATGATGAATTCTCTTATGTAGCCGCATGGGAATACAAGGGACCGGAAGTACCAGAAGTACTGCATAAGGAAGACCTGGTATTCGAGAATGTAAAACTGACCCAGAGAAGCTATAAATAA
- a CDS encoding M48 family metallopeptidase has translation MSPETILTIILVIISADFIFEQLLDYINLKSGKYELPEEVAAFYEKEKYTKSISYQRVQTRFSFITSAVSFIASFLLLAFGGFGYIDELLRPYFDHEILLALVYFGALYFVSDLLTIPFQLYNTFVIEERYGFNKTTAGTFIADKLKGYMLAVLIGGLLLGLLLYLILNIGQDFWIYFWIAIAVFTLFANMFFTTLILPLFNKLTPLEEGELKTAIEDYSKRINFPLDNIFVIDGSKRSNKANAFFSGIGKKKKIVLYDTLIKNHSTEELVAILAHEVGHFKKKHIVLGFVISIVQTGVMLFIMSRMILNENLSLALGAEQMGVHLNLIAFGLLFTPISKVIGVFGNIISRRNEYEADEYANKTYNGQALSSALKKLSVDNLSNLYPHPAYVFVHYSHPPLLKRLDAIARL, from the coding sequence ATGAGTCCCGAGACTATCCTTACTATTATACTGGTGATTATTTCCGCTGATTTCATTTTTGAGCAGTTGCTGGACTACATCAACCTCAAGTCCGGTAAATATGAATTGCCGGAAGAGGTGGCTGCTTTTTATGAAAAGGAGAAGTATACCAAATCGATCAGCTATCAGCGGGTACAAACACGCTTCTCATTCATTACATCTGCGGTTAGTTTTATTGCGTCATTTCTGCTGCTGGCCTTCGGCGGTTTTGGATATATTGATGAGCTGCTTCGTCCTTACTTTGACCATGAGATTTTACTGGCACTTGTGTATTTTGGAGCATTGTATTTCGTGTCGGATCTGCTTACCATTCCATTTCAGCTGTATAACACCTTTGTGATTGAGGAAAGATACGGCTTCAACAAAACTACCGCGGGTACTTTTATTGCGGATAAATTAAAGGGCTACATGCTTGCCGTATTGATCGGCGGACTTTTGCTGGGGCTCTTGCTTTATCTGATCCTCAACATAGGGCAGGACTTCTGGATCTATTTCTGGATAGCCATAGCTGTTTTTACCTTGTTTGCCAATATGTTCTTCACTACACTCATATTACCTTTGTTTAATAAGCTTACCCCGTTGGAAGAAGGCGAACTTAAAACGGCAATTGAAGATTATAGCAAACGTATCAATTTTCCGCTTGACAACATTTTTGTAATTGACGGGTCGAAAAGATCTAACAAAGCCAATGCATTTTTCTCAGGTATAGGCAAAAAGAAGAAAATTGTGCTATATGATACTTTGATCAAAAATCATTCGACAGAAGAGCTGGTAGCTATCCTGGCCCATGAAGTAGGGCACTTCAAAAAGAAGCATATTGTGCTTGGCTTTGTGATCTCGATTGTTCAAACAGGGGTAATGCTGTTCATCATGTCACGAATGATACTCAATGAAAACCTTTCACTTGCACTCGGTGCCGAGCAGATGGGTGTACATCTGAATCTGATTGCCTTTGGTTTGTTGTTTACCCCTATTTCAAAGGTTATTGGTGTGTTTGGCAATATCATAAGCAGAAGGAATGAGTACGAGGCTGACGAATATGCTAATAAAACATACAATGGGCAGGCCCTGTCCAGTGCATTGAAGAAGCTATCTGTGGATAACCTGAGTAATTTATACCCTCATCCGGCTTATGTTTTTGTTCACTATTCGCATCCGCCCTTATTGAAGCGGCTGGATGCCATTGCCAGGTTATAA
- a CDS encoding succinate dehydrogenase/fumarate reductase iron-sulfur subunit: protein MKITLKVWRQKNAQDKGGFKTYQLDDVSPDMSFLEMFDVLNEQILKKGEDPVHFDHDCREGICGTCSMYINGKPHGPKQTTTCQLHMRSFSDGDTIVVEPWRAKAFPVVKDLVVNRSAFDRVIQAGGYVSVNTGGVPDANEIPIPKKIADEAFDAATCIGCGACVAACKNASAMLFVSAKVSQLALLPQGQVERKTRVEKMVSQMDEEGFGACSNTGACSAECPKEISLENIARLNREYLSAKSSSDNV from the coding sequence ATGAAGATAACACTAAAGGTTTGGAGGCAAAAAAACGCTCAGGACAAAGGTGGATTCAAAACATACCAACTTGATGACGTATCCCCTGATATGTCGTTTCTGGAGATGTTTGACGTGCTGAACGAGCAGATACTAAAAAAAGGTGAAGATCCTGTACACTTTGACCACGACTGCCGCGAAGGTATTTGTGGAACATGCAGTATGTACATTAACGGAAAGCCTCACGGACCTAAACAAACTACTACCTGCCAGCTTCACATGAGAAGCTTCTCTGACGGAGATACTATTGTAGTGGAGCCATGGAGAGCAAAAGCTTTTCCTGTAGTAAAAGACCTGGTAGTAAACAGATCCGCATTCGACCGTGTAATACAGGCCGGCGGATATGTTTCAGTGAATACGGGTGGTGTGCCTGATGCCAACGAGATCCCCATACCGAAGAAAATTGCAGATGAAGCATTTGATGCCGCAACGTGTATCGGATGTGGAGCATGTGTTGCAGCATGTAAAAATGCCTCTGCCATGCTGTTCGTAAGTGCAAAGGTTTCCCAACTGGCACTTTTGCCTCAGGGGCAGGTAGAAAGAAAGACAAGAGTGGAGAAAATGGTATCACAGATGGACGAAGAAGGCTTTGGAGCCTGTTCCAACACGGGAGCCTGTTCTGCAGAGTGCCCTAAGGAAATCAGCCTGGAGAATATTGCCAGACTAAACAGAGAGTACCTGAGTGCAAAATCCAGCTCTGATAACGTTTAA
- a CDS encoding bleomycin resistance protein — MSERVTPEFAIPMLPSSSISETLQFYEAMGSTITYQQKAPNNYIGLKLKGIEIHFFGLKQLKPESNFSSCYLRVNDVDKLYNDCRAGLKQQYGKIPLKGIPRINPIKDIPTYGVRQFVIVDPSGNYIRIGEKIKKEPGVLFEEDGEKPQKATPLRKAYELANRLAHGKDDLEAAASVIDKALASNKNVEPEIRFKLIVLRLDIANRFEDIEKMKVMEKEGRGLLELVGNVSEINEDIRSFYQILEGDRQ; from the coding sequence ATGAGCGAAAGAGTCACTCCGGAATTCGCAATTCCCATGCTTCCCAGTAGTTCCATCAGTGAAACACTACAGTTTTACGAAGCTATGGGCAGTACCATTACTTATCAGCAAAAGGCCCCGAATAACTATATAGGGCTTAAGCTTAAAGGAATTGAGATACATTTTTTCGGGCTGAAACAGCTAAAGCCTGAATCCAATTTCAGTTCCTGCTATCTCCGGGTTAACGATGTTGACAAGTTATATAATGATTGCAGGGCAGGGTTAAAGCAGCAGTATGGAAAGATACCATTGAAGGGGATCCCAAGAATTAACCCTATAAAAGATATACCCACTTATGGAGTCCGGCAGTTTGTAATTGTTGATCCATCAGGTAATTATATCCGGATAGGAGAGAAGATTAAAAAGGAGCCCGGTGTTCTGTTTGAAGAAGATGGGGAGAAGCCGCAAAAGGCAACGCCGTTAAGAAAGGCTTATGAACTTGCTAATAGACTTGCCCATGGAAAAGATGACCTGGAAGCCGCCGCCAGTGTGATTGACAAAGCATTGGCTTCTAACAAAAATGTAGAGCCGGAAATACGGTTCAAGCTGATTGTATTAAGGCTCGATATAGCCAATAGGTTTGAGGATATAGAGAAAATGAAAGTTATGGAGAAAGAGGGAAGGGGCTTATTGGAACTGGTTGGAAACGTTTCTGAAATTAATGAGGATATCCGGTCTTTTTATCAAATACTGGAGGGGGATAGGCAGTAG
- a CDS encoding succinate dehydrogenase cytochrome b subunit: MSWFTKAMSSTLGKKLLMALTGLFLVIFLVVHLSGNLQLLLNDEGRAFNVYAKFMTTNPLIKTTSFILYATFIIHIVWAILITVSNKKARPVGYAKTSASTNSTWSSRNMGILGTIIFIFLVIHLKNFWYVMHWGPIEMVQYDGQEYRDLYATVDIAFSQLWYVVLYVVAMLGLMFHLFHGFSSAFQTLGLNHVKYNPVIKFVGVAFAIIVPAMFAAIPVIIYFKNL; the protein is encoded by the coding sequence ATGAGTTGGTTCACTAAAGCAATGTCCAGCACCTTGGGTAAAAAGCTTTTAATGGCTTTAACAGGGTTATTTCTTGTTATCTTTTTGGTAGTACACCTTTCAGGTAATCTCCAGCTTTTGCTAAACGATGAAGGGCGCGCATTCAACGTTTATGCAAAATTCATGACTACAAACCCACTGATCAAAACTACCTCCTTTATTCTTTATGCCACCTTTATTATTCACATAGTATGGGCCATTCTGATAACCGTAAGCAATAAAAAAGCAAGGCCGGTAGGATATGCCAAAACAAGCGCTTCAACTAACAGCACATGGAGCTCTCGAAATATGGGAATACTGGGTACGATCATTTTCATATTCCTGGTCATACACCTGAAAAATTTCTGGTATGTGATGCACTGGGGGCCAATTGAAATGGTACAATATGATGGTCAGGAATACCGGGACCTATATGCCACAGTAGATATAGCTTTTTCGCAGTTATGGTATGTAGTGCTTTATGTAGTAGCCATGCTCGGCTTAATGTTCCATTTGTTTCATGGCTTCTCAAGTGCTTTCCAGACCCTTGGCCTGAACCATGTTAAATACAACCCAGTTATAAAATTTGTAGGCGTTGCCTTTGCCATCATAGTACCAGCTATGTTCGCTGCAATCCCCGTAATAATATATTTCAAAAATTTGTAA
- a CDS encoding purple acid phosphatase family protein, with protein sequence MKQIINTIIFIPILLLVYCSTPTREIKPLLARKPYLQCALKDSLTILWRTDTGTVCKVAYKPAAHGEWKSVEGNVRLTNTGVTENEVVLRDLEPNTPYRYKILTNDIDLLPDDTLWFRSPVSQKDSVFSFFAVGDIGEPIEEGGTPDLLAKALEPSVSSMNFGLLLGDIIYPDGKSEAYDSNLFNHFGSIFPYLPVFTVLGNHDWHEPENNYLKEWKLPHNEYYYSFDYGQAHFIGMDSKNGDFHEYEKQVEWLKSDLEAAQGNATWIIIFLHHNGKSCTYKEDYNNVMALYPLFEQYNVDLVLNGHAHTYERLNPMNGTGEVIPEYIGSSQVYHTPKGFISITVGSGGKLRGIGTDSKPFTPDPENCRHKDLVARAAHLWAFLKISVNGKQLKGESFATEDLHLVDEFTIHK encoded by the coding sequence ATGAAGCAGATTATCAACACCATTATTTTTATTCCTATACTTCTTCTAGTGTACTGTTCCACGCCGACAAGGGAAATAAAACCTTTACTGGCCAGAAAGCCCTATCTCCAGTGCGCCCTTAAGGACAGCCTCACTATTTTGTGGAGAACAGATACAGGAACCGTTTGTAAGGTGGCATATAAACCTGCTGCACATGGAGAATGGAAGTCGGTAGAAGGAAACGTAAGGCTGACAAATACCGGAGTTACTGAAAATGAGGTAGTACTCAGAGACCTTGAACCAAACACACCATACAGGTACAAGATACTCACCAACGATATTGATCTGCTACCGGATGATACCCTGTGGTTCAGGTCTCCTGTTAGTCAAAAAGATTCTGTATTTTCATTTTTTGCGGTCGGAGATATTGGAGAGCCTATAGAAGAAGGCGGTACGCCAGACTTACTGGCCAAGGCATTGGAACCATCGGTCAGCTCCATGAACTTCGGACTATTATTAGGCGACATCATCTATCCCGATGGCAAAAGCGAGGCCTATGACAGTAATCTCTTTAACCATTTTGGCAGCATATTCCCATACCTGCCTGTTTTTACGGTATTGGGTAACCACGATTGGCATGAGCCGGAAAACAACTACCTGAAGGAATGGAAGCTTCCCCATAATGAATACTACTACAGCTTTGATTACGGGCAGGCTCATTTCATTGGTATGGATAGCAAAAATGGCGACTTCCATGAATATGAAAAGCAGGTCGAATGGCTGAAAAGTGATCTTGAAGCCGCGCAAGGTAACGCAACCTGGATCATTATTTTCTTACATCACAATGGTAAATCATGTACTTATAAGGAGGATTACAACAATGTAATGGCACTCTACCCACTTTTTGAGCAGTACAATGTTGACCTGGTACTTAATGGCCATGCACATACTTACGAACGTCTCAACCCCATGAATGGCACGGGTGAAGTCATACCTGAATACATAGGTTCCTCCCAGGTCTACCATACTCCAAAAGGATTCATAAGCATTACTGTGGGCAGCGGTGGCAAGCTCCGTGGAATAGGTACGGATTCAAAGCCTTTCACCCCGGACCCTGAAAACTGCAGGCACAAAGACCTGGTCGCCCGTGCTGCTCATCTATGGGCTTTTTTAAAGATCTCAGTAAACGGAAAACAACTAAAAGGTGAGTCATTTGCCACCGAAGATTTACACCTGGTAGATGAATTCACCATCCATAAATAA
- a CDS encoding SusD/RagB family nutrient-binding outer membrane lipoprotein, producing the protein MKNLLYICCSVFLFLCSCDTWDEDINIDKNVPNLKDENLSPSFFMGGMFNGAISINGDWDRSDNTFINAILPVTAYYGKTRSLSQGNRHRSWHDFDGHVWPHCYASIRNIKNVRNIALNQGDNRYVAVADIWESWMFYMLTTFYGDIPYSLVIADDVPLTGIDYDKQRDIYAGLLTKLKAANDLLAGETENIDEASDWIYYGDIAKWRKFSNTLRLRMALHMYNADPEEAKSIANEILNDPARYPVLESNEDNFQINFDGASRTSLYYRYNPDRIKQIALSQVFVERLASLKDPRLYRFATPVKKVHEEPGYVVPQNPGEDKYLGHLYGITTSDGDAASWNGGWEYSSLLGPAFRPMDENLEALPAAAATPIKLATYSEMLFNLAEMAQRGIIGGDPSRYYDDAIRASFIEYDVLNGFAGRAEYDRAYADQGVNNAEEYLEQPQVNFNGTRDKLLLINEQRWIAIFQLHFEPYFHYRRTMLPGILASDNAGSFASTGSGKFFPSRASYPTSEAAENLKAYEKARAEGYDIAITGQDNRNLARMWLINNASSPSLEMETFEEPMLAEDEYPGSANFQDWYNNTWKKSFWWENE; encoded by the coding sequence ATGAAAAATCTATTATATATATGCTGTTCGGTGTTTCTTTTCCTTTGCTCATGCGATACCTGGGATGAAGACATCAACATCGATAAAAATGTACCCAACCTTAAAGATGAAAATCTAAGCCCGTCCTTTTTTATGGGTGGTATGTTCAACGGTGCCATCTCCATAAACGGCGACTGGGACCGAAGTGACAATACTTTCATCAATGCCATACTACCTGTAACCGCCTATTATGGCAAAACAAGAAGCTTGAGCCAGGGTAACAGGCACCGTTCCTGGCATGACTTTGACGGACACGTGTGGCCTCATTGTTACGCCTCTATCCGCAACATTAAAAATGTGCGCAACATCGCCTTAAACCAGGGTGATAATCGCTATGTGGCTGTTGCCGACATCTGGGAATCGTGGATGTTTTATATGCTTACCACATTCTATGGAGACATTCCCTATTCACTGGTTATTGCCGATGATGTACCTTTAACCGGTATTGATTATGACAAGCAGCGGGATATTTACGCAGGATTACTGACTAAGCTCAAAGCTGCCAACGACCTGCTGGCCGGAGAGACAGAAAACATCGATGAAGCATCAGACTGGATATATTACGGTGATATTGCAAAGTGGAGAAAATTCTCCAATACATTGAGGCTGAGAATGGCTTTGCACATGTATAACGCCGATCCCGAAGAGGCCAAATCAATAGCCAATGAAATCCTGAATGACCCGGCCCGCTACCCTGTTCTTGAGAGCAATGAAGATAACTTTCAGATAAATTTCGACGGAGCCTCAAGAACATCCCTTTACTACAGGTACAACCCCGACCGGATCAAACAAATTGCATTGAGCCAGGTATTTGTAGAGAGACTTGCATCCTTAAAAGACCCCAGGTTATACAGGTTTGCTACCCCTGTAAAAAAGGTACATGAAGAGCCCGGGTATGTGGTACCTCAAAACCCGGGAGAAGATAAGTACCTGGGACACCTGTATGGCATCACCACCAGCGATGGTGATGCCGCTTCCTGGAATGGCGGCTGGGAATACAGTTCGCTACTAGGCCCGGCATTCAGGCCGATGGATGAAAATCTCGAGGCATTGCCCGCTGCTGCAGCTACCCCCATTAAGCTGGCCACTTATTCGGAAATGCTGTTCAATTTGGCTGAAATGGCCCAAAGAGGAATTATTGGCGGTGATCCTTCAAGGTATTACGATGATGCTATTCGTGCCAGCTTCATAGAATATGATGTACTCAACGGTTTTGCCGGCAGGGCTGAATATGATCGTGCTTATGCCGACCAGGGGGTAAATAACGCCGAGGAGTATCTGGAGCAGCCACAAGTTAACTTCAATGGTACCAGAGACAAACTCTTACTGATCAATGAGCAACGCTGGATCGCTATCTTTCAGTTGCATTTTGAACCCTACTTTCATTACAGAAGAACTATGCTACCGGGTATACTGGCCTCTGATAACGCAGGTAGTTTTGCATCTACAGGCAGCGGAAAATTTTTCCCTTCACGAGCCAGCTACCCTACCAGTGAAGCTGCCGAAAACTTAAAGGCTTATGAAAAAGCGCGTGCAGAAGGCTATGACATCGCTATAACAGGACAAGACAACCGTAACCTGGCCAGGATGTGGCTGATCAACAATGCATCAAGCCCTTCACTGGAAATGGAGACTTTTGAAGAGCCTATGCTGGCCGAAGATGAATACCCGGGAAGTGCTAACTTCCAGGATTGGTATAACAACACATGGAAAAAGTCTTTCTGGTGGGAAAACGAATAA